In Aedes albopictus strain Foshan chromosome 3, AalbF5, whole genome shotgun sequence, the following are encoded in one genomic region:
- the LOC109401132 gene encoding augmin complex subunit dgt6: MNRTISMKRLNTPSGATNVCGVAEEQLDAAIFHCLTVLTKRHAPSEQFRAVFAKGMFLKPNTKAFIHVLHFLFNAYDAKEFRKRFYWPIFDKNAESAFRSSTVEYVNHLVERGKLDMEKIKAHTVVLPGGLKFMKFLLVLIRFVTKEELRRTGANSGGKIICKRDVVQLLEHHREWEEVGTKIRDAIQRDVGVIQARIQEIDEWLEKLFADCQGPAKQMSYEKLMELWGTINRKRFEETEAKRCKLQEITTEYNKVISSAKRKLEPKELSLGIKEDELKETLYRLEVLFPDNACHFREVFDENGKIDAVKMFEILIFLVPDINRHLSGFSVRSIESLKFEMKELSKVVLKSDSICHELASLRRSLPFGDAKFHELQNHNQADELNADLGIRNKIFNTPPITLNFQEDGETGSRPISKRNRLALLDDDQIHQMNLRMRLLSSSICQQLPRTPRSAKKPKVAPASPGASVFAVPKLARKEKMNPLSMLNKITAHGKPKPKPPQQLPVNSTLNISSLSTLGEISLRPEFSSTLLGTPEKQTSQPDPTKDLPAAVQPAFQPSPRLKAIYSQDLIREAPSSAITAIPPDFLLGQNSGSKNSKRRSSLLQLDQLQTSPSGKLESLVMKAKAAVPYRMPKISITTPAEDVDSGIGERLEGQDVAEEMGFPEANGQDDLERTLHQESNDASLDDLSNTLVALGLSQLTLTSPPNDCITSDEPHPAPAVPMQTLDEDLFNVSDGILTDFD; this comes from the exons ATGAATAGAACCATCAGCATGAAGCGTCTGAATACGCCTTCCGGTGCGACAAATGTGTGTGGTGTAGCGGAGGAACAGTTGGATGCAGCGATATTCCATTGTTTGACGGTGCTCACCAAGCGACATGCACCATCGGAACAGTTTCGTGCCGTGTTTGCCAAG GGAATGTTCCTTAAGCCAAACACCAAGGCTTTCATTCACGTACTGCATTTTCTGTTTAACGCGTACGATGCCAAGGAGTTCCGGAAGCGTTTCTACTGGCCAATTTTCGATAAGAACGCAGAAAGTGCCTTTCGCAGTTCGACCGTGGAGTATGTGAATCATCTGGTCGAGCGCGGGAAGCTGGACATGGAGAAGATCAAGGCGCACACGGTGGTCCTTCCGGGTGGGTTGAAGTTCATGAAGTTCCTGCTGGTGCTGATTCGGTTCGTTACGAAGGAAGAGTTGCGACGGACTGGAGCGAATTCTGGAGGAAAGATAATCTGCAAACGTGATGTAGTGCAGCTGTTGGAGCATCACCGAGAATGGGAGGAAGTGGGAACCAAGATCCGAGATGCGATACAAAGGGATGTCGGGGTGATTCAAGCGAGAATTCAGGAAATTGATGAATGGCTGGAGAAGCTGTTTGCGGACTGCCAGGGGCCGGCGAAACAAATGAGCTATGAAAAGCTGATGGAACTGTGGGGAACAATCAACAGGAAGCGATTCGAAGAGACTGAAGCGAAACGAtgcaaactgcaagaaataacgaCGGAATATAACAAAGTTATTTCGTCGGCGAAAAGGAAACTGGAGCCAAAGGAGTTGTCGTTGGGAATCAAAGAGGACGAACTGAAGGAAACGTTGTATCGTTTGGAGGTTTTGTTTCCGGATAATGCCTGTCACTTCCGAGAGGTATTCGATGAGAATGGAAAAATCGACGCCgtaaaaatgtttgaaattttgATATTCCTGGTCCCGGATATAAACCGTCATTTATCGGGCTTCTCCGTTCGCAGCATTGAATCGCTTAAATTTGAAATGAAGGAACTCTCAAAAGTCGTCTTAAAATCCGACAGTATTTGTCATGAGTTGGCATCCCTACGTAGAAGTTTGCCCTTTGGAGACGCAAAATTTCACGAACTTCAAAATCACAATCAAGCCGACGAGCTAAATGCTGATCTCGGAATCAGGAACAAAATTTTTAATACTCCCCCTATTACTCTCAATTTCCAAGAAGATGGCGAAACAGGAAGCAGACCAATATCTAAAAGAAATCGGCTTGCTTTATTGGATGATGATCAGATTCACCAAATGAATCTACGGATGCGACTCCTATCCTCAAGCATTTGTCAGCAGTTGCCTAGAACTCCTCGTTCCGCCAAGAAACCCAAGGTGGCCCCTGCAAGTCCCGGTGCCAGCGTATTTGCCGTTCCAAAACTTGCCCGCAAGGAGAAGATGAATCCACTGTCCATGCTAAACAAAATAACGGCCCACGGCAAGCCAAAACCAAAGCCACCACAGCAACTGCCAGTCAACAGCACCCTCAACATCTCATCTCTTTcaactttgggagaaatctctCTTCGCCCGGAATTCTCATCGACCCTTCTCGGAACCCCAGAAAAACAAACCTCCCAACCTGATCCTACAAAAGATCTCCCCGCCGCAGTGCAACCAGCATTTCAACCGTCGCCTCGCCTCAAAGCCATCTACAGCCAGGATTTGATCAGGGAAGCCCCCTCATCTGCCATCACGGCAATCCCCCCAGATTTCCTGCTCGGTCAAAACAGCGGCAGCAAAAACAGCAAACGGAGAAGTTCGCTGCTACAGCTCGACCAGCTGCAAACCTCTCCGTCCGGCAAGCTGGAGTCGCTGGTGATGAAAGCGAAAGCCGCAGTGCCTTACAGAATGCCGAAAATCAGCATTACCACACCGGCTGAGGATGTGGACTCGGGCATAGGTGAAAGGCTAGAGGGTCAGGATGTGGCGGAAGAGATGGGTTTTCCGGAAGCGAATGGCCAGGACGATTTGGAGCGGACGCTGCATCAAGAG AGTAATGACGCCTCGTTGGACGATCTCTCGAATACGCTGGTGGCGTTAGGACTGAGTCAGTTAACGCTTACATCGCCACCGAACGACTGCATCACCAGTGATGAACCTCACCCTGCTCCTGCCGTTCCGATGCAAACACTGGATGAGGACTTGTTTAATGTAAGTGATGGTATTTTAACAGATTTCGATTGA
- the LOC109422536 gene encoding RNA-binding protein 48, which translates to MSCGPDKSDNNPDLRHHIRFNYCRTRSLYRKSKKPTAVKVYSVATESRHLLIFGVPQISLAKELKDQLRRHGNIQLLQNVTADIKASGSFDVEAFTDVFYAKFEKLDKARRAKKFLDAKNFYGGILHISYAPERESVEDLRQKLEQRKREVEYRIQSNRSVPKRPADPSQQRPLIGPMPPKRSKKI; encoded by the exons ATGAGCTGTGGCCCGGATAAAAGTGATAATAATCCAGACTTGAGACATCACATCCGTTTCAATTACTGCCGCACGCGTTCACTGTATCGTAAATCAAAGAAACCAACAGCCGTAAAG GTGTACTCGGTGGCTACTGAATCGCGTCATTTGCTCATATTTGGTGTTCCGCAGATCAGTCTCGCCAAGGAACTGAAGGATCAACTTCGGCGACACGGAAACATCCAGCTGCTGCAAAACGTCACCGCCGACATCAAGGCTTCCGGAAGTT TTGACGTAGAAGCATTCACGGACGTGTTCTACGCTAAATTCGAAAAATTAGACAAAGCTCGCCGTGCGAAGAAGTTTTTGGACGCCAAAAATTTCTACGGAGGAATCCTGCACATATCCTACGCACCGGAACGCGAGTCCGTAGAAGATTTACGTCAGAAGCTAGAGCAACGAAAACGAGAAGTAGAGTATCGTATACAGTCGAACCGATCGGTTCCGAAACGCCCTGCAGACCCGAGCCAACAACGCCCACTCATCGGCCCAATGCCGCCGAAACGATCGAAAAAGATTTAG
- the LOC109401125 gene encoding mitosis initiation protein fs(1)Ya — protein MKIPKEVQCRTCGQVFCCAKCRLKHEDNSHQEMQAIRQICYICNNRPFPLRTDTKITPSNVLIQHVLTEHLPLRCNRCSKVFLTASDFKAIMRCTPFGENNAGHACSLEHSPNIPTIMETPVESNVEVENKENIGGNGSSISDQSSDSRNKLRPATAIKVKAPLAASQISEELSAIVDPKEEIEEPSEALLTPLSKINLRWKRKSQTFDSLNGSSNLSAFNTSEVPNSARKKLARTTSTPMMHGYGPNAKCSNESYSSALGQMSSIHHSSANESSSIPTSPPASYELEKVRALIKSRSKVAVTPLRQVMSKSIQRALAQHGHYTKMLAPGTQRKMSFNSTGSSVSNSTTGQSPPRNALDLRTTPVLKRSSSETCVGGRKNAKTTTYLLQKTQSEDSGLYQPDENESQYYEAHQNETSLESDGSVANQENSSNHKLDERSMIANGLVFPGYYQDTPKIAGGILKKVISFTTPEMTRIGEHHPDDPDETADVWATPCSVPPRSFSCSALQETGLNSFLQESSYDDVFVPPTRSKSHNKLKMEPTVPSTGKLWTIVSNVIRLASRSDVRDELDNPEYSSGSDSGGGGGGTGGGGSTFSTNLVKRATSFAGFLRNRLPGRPLQTSTSPESDELPSPNRSGGLSDSGGTKRRRTNSVYTRPYESGAMRPLPVSPLAKRKRIQGRQPIERMRNSSNRGSSGSDY, from the exons ATGAAGATCCCCAAAGAg GTCCAGTGCCGCACGTGCGGGCAGGTGTTTTGCTGTGCCAAATGCCGACTGAAGCACGAGGACAACTCCCACCAGGAAATGCAAGCCATACGGCAGATTTGCTACATTTGCAACAATAGACCGTTCCCGCTGCGGACCGATACCAAGATAACGCCGAGCAACGTTCTGATCCAACATGTCCTGACCGAACATCTGCCGCTACGCTGCAATCGGTGCTCAAAG GTTTTCCTGACTGCGTCGGATTTCAAGGCTATCATGCGATGTACTCCATTCGGCGAAAACAATGCAGGTCATGCATGTAGCTTGGAGCACAGTCCCAATATCCCGACGATTATGGAAACGCCCGTCGAGAGCAATGTAGAAGTGGAGAACAAAGAAAACATCGGCGGAAACGGTAGCAGCATTTCGGATCAATCGAGCGACAGTCGTAATAAGTTGCGTCCAGCGACAGCAATCAAAGTCAAAGCTCCATTAGCAGCGTcacaaatttccgaagaattatcGGCGATTGTGGATCCCAAAGAGGAAATCGAAGAACCAAGTGAAGCCCTCCTGACACCGCTTTCCAAAATAAATTTGCGATGGAAACGTAAGAGTCAAACCTTCGATAGCTTGAACGGATCCAGTAACTTGTCGGCCTTCAATACGTCTGAGGTTCCCAACAGTGCCAGAAAAAAGCTGGCTCGCACAACGTCAACGCCTATGATGCACGGTTATGGGCCCAACGCTAAATGTTCCAATGAGTCGTATTCTAGTGCGCTGGGACAAATGTCCAGCATCCACCACAGCAGCGCCAACGAGTCCTCGTCTATCCCAACCTCACCGCCGGCTTCGTACGAATTGGAGAAAGTCCGGGCCCTTATCAAAAGTCGATCTAAGGTCGCGGTTACCCCTCTTCGTCAGGTCATGTCCAAAAGCATTCAACGAGCGCTAGCCCAGCATGGTCATTACACAAAAATGTTAGCTCCCGGGACGCAGCGTAAGATGAGCTTCAACTCAACCGGAAGTAGTGTCTCGAACAGCACCACTGGACAGTCCCCACCTCGTAACGCACTGGATCTTCGAACGACTCCGGTGCTGAAAAGATCCTCCAGTGAAACCTGCGTCGGAGGTCGGAAGAATGCCAAAACAACAACCTACCTCCTCCAGAAAACACAAAGTGAAGACTCCGGTTTGTACCAGCCGGATGAGAACGAATCCCAATATTACGAAGCACATCAAAACGAAACATCACTCGAGTCTGACGGTAGCGTGGCAAATCAGGAAAATTCCAGCAATCACAAGCTTGACGAACGCAGTATGATTGCCAATGGACTG GTCTTCCCGGGCTACTACCAGGACACCCCCAAGATAGCCGGTGGCATACTCAAGAAGGTCATATCGTTCACAACCCCGGAAATGACACGGATAGGAGAGCACCATCCAGACGATCCGGACGAAACTGCAGACGTATGGGCAACGCCGTGTTCCGTCCCGCCGCGAAGTTTCAGCTGTTCGGCACTCCAGGAAACGGGCCTGAATTCGTTCCTGCAGGAAAGTAGTTACGACGATGTGTTCGTGCCTCCTACGAGATCCAAATCCCACAACAAACTAAAGATGGAACCCACGGTGCCGAGCACCGGAAAGCTGTGGACCATTGTATCGAACGTCATCCGACTGGCATCCCGGTCGGACGTCCGCGACGAATTGGACAACCCCGAATATTCCAGTGGATCCGACAGTGGTGGCGGAGGCGGCGGCACCGGCGGAGGAGGATCCACATTTTCAACGAACCTAGTGAAGAGGGCAACGTCCTTTGCTGGGTTTTTGAGGAACCGGCTGCCAGGACGACCTCTGCAGACAAGCACTTCACCCGAATCGGACGAGCTTCCCTCGCCTAACCGGTCAGGAGGACTGTCGGATAGCGGTGGCACCAAGCGAAGACGAACCAACTCCGTGTACACCCGACCGTACGAGTCCGGTGCCATGCGCCCCCTCCCCGTAAGTCCGCTGGCAAAGCGAAAACGCATCCAAGGGCGGCAACCGATCGAACGTATGCGAAACAGTAGCAACCGTGGAAGTAGCGGAAGCGATTATTAG